Proteins encoded in a region of the Streptomyces violaceoruber genome:
- a CDS encoding phosphoketolase family protein, producing the protein MSVDTQQAPPEPTDEELAGLDAHWRAANYLAVGQIYLMANPLLTDPLRPEHVKPRLLGHWGTSPGLNLVHTHLNRVIKARDLDALCVWGPGHGGPAVLANAWLEGSYTETYPDITRDAAGMARLFKQFSFPGGVPSHVAPETPGSIHEGGELGYALSHAYGAAFDHPDLVVACVIGDGEAETGPLATSWHSNKFLDPVHDGAVLPILHLNGYKIANPTVLARLPETELDELLRGYGHDPVHVTGDDPAAVHRATARAMDTALDRIAAIQRAAREEGATGRPRWPMIVLRTPKGWTGPAEVDGLPVENTWRAHQVPLSAVRTNPEHLAQLERWLRSYRPEELFDDAGAPRPAVLAAIPEGPRRLGATPYANGGLLLRELPVPPLEKYAVPVGEPGASTHEPTRVLGDLLRDVMAATTDRRDFRLVGPDETASNRLQAVYAATGKAWQERTLPVDEDLDRHGRVMEILSEHTCQGWLEGYLLTGRHGLFSCYEAFVHIVDSMVNQHVKWLRVTRRLPWRAPIASLNYLLTSHVWRQDHNGFSHQDPGFVDHILNKSPEAVRVYLPPDANTLLSVADHALRSRDYVNVIVAGKQPCFDWLTMDQAKAHCARGAGIWDWAGTEDGSREPDVVLACAGDVPTLEILAAAQLIRHHLPELAVRVVNVVDIARLLPSGEHPHGMSDFEYDGLFTADKPVIFAYHGYPWLIHRLAYRRTGHAHLHVRGYKEIGTTTTPFDMVVGNDLDRYRLVMDVIDRVPGLAVRAAAVRQRMEDARQRHHDWIREHGVDLPEVADWTWEAPR; encoded by the coding sequence ATGTCCGTCGACACGCAGCAGGCGCCCCCCGAGCCCACGGACGAGGAGCTCGCCGGGCTGGACGCCCACTGGCGCGCCGCGAACTACCTCGCCGTCGGCCAGATCTACCTGATGGCCAACCCCCTGCTGACCGACCCCCTGCGTCCCGAGCACGTCAAGCCCCGTCTGCTCGGCCACTGGGGCACCTCACCCGGCCTCAACCTGGTCCACACCCATCTCAACCGGGTGATCAAGGCCCGCGACCTCGACGCCCTGTGCGTCTGGGGCCCCGGCCACGGCGGGCCCGCCGTGCTGGCCAACGCGTGGCTGGAGGGCTCCTACACCGAGACCTACCCGGACATCACCCGGGACGCGGCCGGCATGGCCCGGCTGTTCAAGCAGTTCTCCTTCCCCGGCGGCGTACCGAGCCACGTCGCGCCCGAGACGCCGGGCTCCATCCACGAGGGCGGCGAGCTGGGCTACGCGCTCTCGCACGCCTACGGCGCCGCCTTCGACCACCCGGACCTGGTGGTCGCCTGCGTGATCGGCGACGGCGAGGCGGAGACCGGCCCGCTGGCGACGTCCTGGCACTCCAACAAGTTCCTCGACCCGGTGCACGACGGCGCCGTCCTGCCGATCCTGCACCTCAACGGCTACAAGATCGCCAACCCGACGGTGCTCGCCCGCCTCCCCGAGACCGAGCTGGACGAACTCCTGCGGGGCTACGGACACGACCCGGTCCACGTCACCGGCGACGACCCGGCCGCCGTCCACCGCGCGACGGCCCGCGCCATGGACACCGCCCTCGACCGCATCGCCGCGATCCAGCGGGCCGCCCGCGAGGAGGGGGCCACCGGGCGCCCCCGCTGGCCGATGATCGTCCTGCGCACCCCCAAGGGCTGGACCGGCCCGGCCGAGGTCGACGGACTGCCCGTGGAGAACACCTGGCGCGCCCACCAGGTGCCCCTGTCCGCCGTACGCACCAACCCCGAGCACCTCGCGCAGCTGGAGCGGTGGCTGCGCTCCTACCGTCCCGAGGAGCTGTTCGACGACGCCGGTGCGCCGCGGCCCGCCGTCCTCGCAGCAATCCCCGAGGGGCCCCGCCGCCTGGGCGCCACCCCGTACGCCAACGGCGGCCTCCTGCTGCGCGAACTGCCCGTGCCCCCGCTGGAGAAGTACGCCGTCCCCGTCGGAGAACCCGGCGCGAGCACGCACGAACCCACCCGGGTCCTCGGCGACCTGCTCCGGGACGTCATGGCGGCCACCACGGACCGGCGCGACTTCCGTCTCGTCGGCCCCGACGAGACCGCCTCCAACCGCCTCCAGGCCGTCTACGCCGCCACCGGCAAGGCATGGCAGGAGCGGACACTGCCCGTCGACGAGGATCTGGACCGGCACGGCCGCGTGATGGAGATCCTGTCCGAACACACCTGCCAGGGCTGGCTGGAGGGCTACCTCCTCACCGGCAGGCACGGACTGTTCTCCTGCTACGAGGCGTTCGTCCACATCGTCGACTCGATGGTCAACCAGCACGTCAAATGGCTGCGCGTCACCCGCCGCCTGCCCTGGCGGGCGCCCATCGCCTCCCTCAACTACCTGCTCACCTCCCACGTGTGGCGCCAGGACCACAACGGCTTCTCCCACCAGGACCCCGGCTTCGTCGACCACATCCTCAACAAGAGCCCCGAAGCCGTACGGGTCTACCTGCCGCCGGACGCCAACACCCTGCTCTCCGTGGCCGACCACGCGCTGCGCAGCCGCGACTACGTCAACGTGATCGTGGCCGGCAAGCAGCCCTGCTTCGACTGGCTGACCATGGACCAGGCCAAGGCGCACTGCGCGCGCGGCGCCGGCATCTGGGACTGGGCCGGCACCGAGGACGGCAGCCGCGAACCCGACGTGGTCCTCGCCTGCGCGGGCGACGTACCGACCCTGGAGATCCTGGCCGCCGCCCAGCTGATCCGCCACCACCTGCCGGAACTCGCCGTGCGCGTGGTCAACGTCGTCGACATCGCCCGCCTGCTGCCCAGCGGGGAACACCCGCACGGCATGAGCGACTTCGAGTACGACGGCCTGTTCACCGCCGACAAGCCGGTGATCTTCGCCTACCACGGCTACCCCTGGCTGATCCACCGGCTCGCCTACCGGCGCACCGGCCACGCCCATCTGCACGTGCGCGGCTACAAGGAGATCGGGACCACCACCACGCCGTTCGACATGGTGGTCGGCAACGACCTGGACCGCTACCGCCTCGTCATGGACGTCATCGACCGCGTGCCCGGGCTCGCCGTGCGCGCGGCGGCCGTACGGCAGCGGATGGAGGACGCCCGGCAGCGGCACCACGACTGGATCCGCGAACACGGTGTGGACCTGCCCGAGGTCGCCGACTGGACCTGGGAGGCGCCGCGGTGA